In Halogeometricum sp. S1BR25-6, a single genomic region encodes these proteins:
- a CDS encoding 3-hydroxyacyl-CoA dehydrogenase family protein, which produces MDVRELSEVETVGVVGAGTMGNGIAQVAATSGYDVVMRDIEDEYVERGLDSIEDSLSRFVRKEELSQSEADDALDRVRGTTELPDLAAADLVVEAAVEEMDVKRDIFADLDEIVDEDVVLATNTSTLSITAIAAATNRPEKVVGVHFMNPVPVMKGVEVVVGEKTGPAVVELAHGFSEALGKETWESDDKPGFVTNRILMPWLNEGIRAYDEGVASKEDIDRGMTLGTNVPMGPLTLADHIGLDVCLHASRTLHEELGDRYKPAYLLKRKVEAGDLGKKTGEGFYEYD; this is translated from the coding sequence ATGGACGTTCGTGAGCTATCGGAGGTAGAAACCGTCGGCGTCGTCGGCGCCGGAACGATGGGCAACGGAATCGCGCAGGTGGCGGCGACGTCGGGGTACGACGTGGTGATGCGCGATATCGAGGATGAATACGTCGAACGCGGCCTCGACAGCATCGAGGACTCCCTGTCGCGGTTCGTGCGGAAGGAGGAACTCTCGCAGTCGGAGGCCGACGACGCCCTCGACCGGGTGCGCGGCACGACGGAGTTACCCGACCTCGCGGCGGCGGACCTCGTGGTCGAGGCGGCCGTCGAAGAGATGGACGTCAAACGGGACATCTTCGCCGACCTGGACGAAATCGTCGACGAGGACGTGGTCTTGGCCACGAACACCAGCACGCTCTCTATCACCGCCATCGCCGCCGCGACGAACCGCCCCGAGAAGGTTGTCGGCGTCCACTTCATGAACCCCGTGCCGGTGATGAAGGGCGTCGAAGTCGTCGTCGGGGAGAAGACGGGCCCCGCCGTCGTCGAACTCGCGCACGGGTTCTCGGAGGCCCTCGGCAAGGAGACGTGGGAGTCCGACGACAAACCGGGCTTCGTCACCAACCGCATCCTGATGCCGTGGCTGAACGAGGGCATCCGCGCCTACGACGAGGGCGTCGCCTCGAAGGAGGACATCGACCGCGGGATGACGCTCGGGACGAACGTCCCCATGGGACCGCTGACGCTCGCGGACCACATCGGCCTCGACGTCTGCCTGCACGCCTCGCGGACGCTTCACGAGGAACTCGGCGACCGATACAAACCGGCGTACCTCCTCAAGCGCAAGGTGGAGGCAGGAGACTTGGGGAAGAAAACGGGCGAGGGGTTCTACGAGTACGACTGA
- a CDS encoding DUF7409 domain-containing protein, which translates to MNQGADNGREGDDAAGGSDGVEDRPGEGDAADGDAGAGERGDSDDGGGEDLEGTVAEGDPESWSAAAPTDGDGAVPLPWTVADEEEEEEEESGESEESLREESEETFPEAFEDLRFVGPKTGAALRDSPIDVEDVARKRVSYRDLTAHGVNPGVAAKIRREHSLSWSFDAEDGDLSRRSSQVRGLDDDERAWVAASSGWAGDEPSAAETDGSGDATSAESAWQTRSGSDGADRADRADEADGTAESVEHEAESTPDAEAEWRAAAEGTASEGPTRDEEAEWRAKSTPAGAGTDEADEETAWRERATESEAATRSDANDSSSDDAEAAWRERSAPTPVTVLDGVDDDQAGRLADAGIRSVRRLATADPASVADALELDERRVREWCEAARARVE; encoded by the coding sequence GTGAACCAAGGTGCCGACAACGGACGTGAGGGCGACGACGCCGCCGGTGGGAGCGACGGCGTCGAGGACCGGCCGGGGGAAGGAGACGCCGCCGACGGGGACGCGGGCGCCGGCGAACGAGGGGATTCCGACGACGGCGGCGGAGAGGACCTCGAAGGAACGGTCGCGGAGGGTGACCCCGAATCGTGGAGTGCGGCGGCGCCGACCGACGGCGACGGGGCGGTCCCTCTCCCGTGGACCGTCGCCGACGAGGAGGAGGAGGAGGAGGAGGAGTCCGGGGAGTCCGAGGAGTCGCTCCGCGAGGAATCCGAGGAGACGTTCCCCGAGGCGTTCGAGGACCTGCGCTTCGTCGGCCCCAAGACCGGCGCGGCCCTCCGTGACTCGCCCATCGACGTCGAGGACGTGGCCCGCAAGCGCGTCTCCTACCGCGACCTGACCGCGCACGGCGTCAACCCGGGCGTGGCGGCGAAGATACGGCGCGAGCACTCGCTGTCGTGGTCGTTCGACGCCGAGGACGGCGACCTGTCGCGGCGGTCCTCGCAGGTCCGCGGACTCGACGACGACGAACGCGCCTGGGTCGCCGCTTCTTCGGGGTGGGCGGGTGACGAGCCGTCGGCCGCCGAGACGGACGGGTCCGGCGACGCGACGAGCGCCGAATCGGCGTGGCAGACGCGGAGCGGGTCCGACGGGGCCGATAGGGCCGATAGGGCCGACGAGGCCGACGGGACGGCGGAGTCGGTAGAACACGAGGCCGAATCGACGCCCGACGCGGAGGCCGAGTGGCGCGCGGCCGCCGAGGGGACGGCGTCGGAAGGCCCGACGCGCGACGAGGAAGCGGAGTGGCGGGCGAAGTCGACGCCCGCCGGGGCGGGGACGGACGAAGCCGACGAGGAGACCGCGTGGCGCGAACGGGCGACCGAATCCGAGGCGGCGACCCGGAGCGACGCGAACGACTCGTCCTCCGACGACGCCGAGGCGGCGTGGCGCGAGCGGAGCGCACCGACGCCCGTGACCGTTCTCGACGGCGTCGACGACGACCAGGCCGGGCGACTCGCGGACGCTGGCATCCGCTCGGTCCGTCGACTCGCCACCGCGGACCCCGCGAGCGTCGCGGACGCTCTCGAACTCGACGAGCGACGGGTCCGCGAGTGGTGCGAGGCGGCCCGCGCCCGCGTCGAGTGA
- a CDS encoding class 1 fructose-bisphosphatase, whose product MATQEDTPPAEAVSNATTITRIIDVVAAAAPEIRAGLPGRRVYAETDNPSGETPLEADIFADDMLCERLGDLPGVGEYASEEQEDVIDTGAGGLSVCIDPLDGSSNLKPNNTMGTIVAVYDAPLPAAGTDMVAAAYVLYGATTTMVVARDDAVTEYVIDEDGDYEAIREDVSLPDDPTVYGFGGRVPDWVDDFAAYAEEVESDPSMKLRYGGSMIGDVNQVLTYGGIFAYPTLEDAPEGKLRVQFEGYPVGYIVETAGGRSSDGEKSLLDVEKDGLHARTPVYVGNESFVDDLEAAFEN is encoded by the coding sequence ATGGCCACGCAGGAAGACACCCCCCCGGCGGAAGCGGTATCGAACGCGACCACTATCACGCGGATTATCGACGTCGTCGCCGCCGCGGCCCCGGAGATTCGCGCCGGTCTGCCCGGCCGGCGGGTGTACGCGGAGACGGACAACCCCTCCGGCGAGACGCCGTTGGAGGCGGACATCTTCGCCGACGACATGCTCTGCGAACGCCTCGGCGACCTGCCGGGCGTCGGCGAGTACGCGAGCGAGGAACAGGAGGACGTCATCGACACCGGCGCGGGCGGCCTCTCGGTCTGTATCGACCCCCTCGACGGCTCCTCGAACCTGAAGCCGAACAACACGATGGGTACCATCGTCGCCGTCTACGACGCTCCGCTCCCGGCGGCGGGGACGGATATGGTCGCGGCGGCCTACGTCCTGTACGGCGCGACGACGACGATGGTCGTCGCGCGCGACGACGCCGTCACCGAGTACGTCATCGACGAGGACGGCGACTACGAGGCGATACGCGAGGACGTATCGCTGCCGGACGACCCGACGGTGTACGGCTTCGGCGGCCGAGTACCGGACTGGGTCGACGACTTCGCCGCCTACGCCGAGGAGGTGGAGTCCGACCCGAGCATGAAACTCCGCTACGGCGGGTCGATGATCGGCGACGTCAACCAGGTGCTGACGTACGGCGGCATCTTCGCCTACCCGACGCTCGAAGACGCCCCCGAGGGGAAACTCCGCGTCCAGTTCGAGGGCTACCCGGTGGGCTACATCGTCGAGACGGCCGGCGGGCGGTCCTCGGACGGCGAGAAGTCGCTCCTGGACGTCGAGAAGGACGGACTGCACGCCCGGACGCCGGTGTACGTCGGCAACGAGTCGTTCGTCGACGACCTGGAAGCGGCGTTCGAGAACTGA
- a CDS encoding acyl-CoA carboxylase subunit beta, which yields MKVRIGADASEDEASAIASALAQHLESAVEVYAGGADAPAATADAPTAEYPLDDELGPTEREERLRAEIRDILEGGPEKYRARLGDQGKLFVRDRLDLWFGEDGVTFEDGKFANFDGWHPDSPEVEDSDDGNRLPADGLITGAATFEDRDLHFMANDFTVKAGSMARHGVEKFLRMQQRAIKSGKPVLYLMDSSGGRIDQQTGFFANREGIGKYYYNHSMLSGRVPQICVLYGPCIAGAAYTPVFADFTVMVEGMSAMAIASPRMVEMVTGEKIDMQDLGGARMHAEKSGSADLVARDEAHARELVAELVTYLPDKAGEKPPKSETLPPKYSPDGIDELIPEAPNRPYDVHDLLDRVVDAESVFELKPDYGTEIVTAFARIDGRPVGVVANQPAQRSGAIFPDAAEKAAEFIWTCDAYEIPLLYLCDTPGFMAGSQVEEDAILEKGKKFIYATSSATVPKQTVVVRKAYGAGIYAMGGPAYDPESVLALPSGEIGIMGPEAAINAVYANKLNDIDDPEERQRREDELREEYRRDIDAHRMASEVVIDEIVPPSDLRAELAGRFAFYEDVEKSLPEKKHGTVL from the coding sequence ATGAAGGTCCGAATCGGCGCCGACGCCTCCGAGGATGAGGCGTCCGCCATCGCGAGCGCCCTCGCCCAACACCTCGAATCGGCCGTCGAGGTGTACGCCGGTGGGGCGGACGCCCCCGCGGCGACGGCCGACGCACCGACCGCGGAGTACCCTCTGGACGACGAGTTGGGGCCGACCGAACGCGAGGAGCGACTGCGCGCGGAGATTCGCGACATCCTCGAAGGCGGCCCCGAGAAGTACCGCGCCCGCCTCGGCGACCAGGGGAAACTGTTCGTCCGGGACCGACTCGACCTCTGGTTCGGGGAGGACGGCGTCACCTTCGAGGACGGCAAGTTCGCCAACTTCGACGGCTGGCATCCCGACAGCCCCGAAGTGGAGGACTCTGACGACGGGAATCGCCTCCCGGCGGACGGTCTCATCACGGGCGCGGCGACGTTCGAAGACCGGGACCTGCACTTCATGGCGAACGACTTCACCGTGAAGGCCGGGTCGATGGCCCGTCACGGCGTCGAGAAGTTCCTCCGGATGCAGCAGCGAGCCATCAAGAGCGGCAAGCCGGTGCTGTACCTGATGGACTCCTCGGGCGGCCGCATCGACCAGCAGACCGGCTTCTTCGCGAACAGGGAGGGAATCGGGAAGTACTACTACAACCACTCGATGCTCTCGGGGCGAGTCCCGCAGATATGCGTCCTCTACGGGCCGTGTATCGCGGGCGCGGCGTACACCCCTGTGTTCGCGGACTTCACCGTCATGGTCGAGGGGATGTCCGCGATGGCCATCGCCTCCCCGCGCATGGTCGAGATGGTGACGGGAGAGAAGATAGATATGCAGGACCTCGGCGGCGCGCGGATGCACGCCGAGAAGTCCGGCAGCGCAGACTTGGTCGCCCGCGACGAGGCCCACGCCCGCGAACTCGTCGCGGAGTTGGTGACGTACCTCCCGGACAAGGCGGGCGAGAAGCCCCCGAAATCGGAGACGCTCCCCCCGAAGTACTCCCCCGACGGCATCGACGAACTCATCCCGGAGGCGCCGAACCGCCCGTACGACGTCCACGACCTCTTGGACAGGGTCGTCGACGCCGAGTCCGTCTTCGAACTCAAACCCGACTACGGGACGGAGATAGTCACGGCGTTCGCGCGCATCGACGGCCGGCCCGTCGGCGTCGTCGCCAACCAACCCGCCCAGCGGTCGGGCGCCATCTTCCCCGACGCCGCCGAGAAGGCCGCGGAGTTCATCTGGACCTGCGACGCCTACGAGATTCCGCTCCTCTACCTCTGCGACACGCCGGGGTTCATGGCCGGGTCGCAGGTGGAGGAAGACGCCATCCTGGAGAAGGGTAAGAAGTTCATCTACGCCACCTCGTCGGCGACGGTGCCCAAACAGACCGTCGTCGTCCGCAAGGCGTACGGCGCGGGTATCTACGCCATGGGCGGACCCGCCTACGACCCCGAGAGCGTCCTCGCGCTTCCCTCGGGCGAAATAGGAATCATGGGTCCCGAGGCGGCCATCAACGCCGTCTACGCGAACAAACTGAACGACATCGACGACCCTGAAGAGCGGCAGCGGCGCGAGGACGAACTCCGCGAGGAGTACCGCCGCGACATCGACGCCCACCGGATGGCCAGCGAAGTCGTCATCGACGAAATCGTGCCGCCCTCGGACCTCCGCGCCGAACTCGCCGGCCGGTTCGCGTTCTACGAGGACGTCGAGAAATCCCTCCCCGAGAAGAAACACGGCACCGTGCTCTGA
- a CDS encoding DUF5658 family protein — MAAPNATGPATLLADAVDALARRERTLWVAVAVTYVLDVVLTAYGLSLGFEEANPVARATMLAVGPLTAMVGLKTLVVGIAVVFTRYAPPGGRPLIPLAVATPWAVASVSNYVLIFG; from the coding sequence ATGGCAGCACCCAACGCGACGGGGCCGGCGACGCTCCTCGCCGACGCCGTCGACGCACTCGCCCGCCGGGAACGGACCCTCTGGGTCGCCGTCGCCGTCACGTACGTCCTCGACGTCGTCCTCACCGCCTACGGTCTCAGCCTCGGATTCGAGGAGGCCAACCCCGTCGCCCGCGCGACGATGCTCGCCGTCGGTCCCCTGACCGCGATGGTCGGTCTCAAAACCCTCGTCGTCGGTATCGCCGTCGTCTTCACGCGGTACGCCCCGCCCGGCGGCCGACCGCTCATCCCGTTGGCCGTGGCGACGCCGTGGGCGGTGGCATCCGTGTCCAACTACGTTCTCATCTTCGGTTGA
- a CDS encoding PH domain-containing protein has protein sequence MTGPDWVTLDDGETVEWTGRPRLVSAVSPLVVALFLAVGAVALVAFTRLPWVVAAGSLLLVLLVAVAGVYPVYTTAYLVTDRAVYAKRGRRARQVTTLELDKVQDVSYRRSAVGGALGYGTVTVEIAGGGDLSLSAVADARRAADLVGRLARRADDPIPGTVEQWRAVRDELRGIRAVLETQR, from the coding sequence ATGACCGGTCCGGACTGGGTGACGCTGGACGACGGCGAGACGGTCGAGTGGACCGGCCGTCCGCGACTCGTCAGCGCCGTCTCCCCGTTAGTCGTCGCTCTCTTCCTCGCCGTCGGGGCCGTCGCCCTCGTCGCCTTCACCCGCCTCCCGTGGGTCGTCGCCGCCGGCAGTCTCCTCCTCGTCCTCCTCGTCGCCGTCGCGGGGGTGTACCCCGTCTACACGACGGCGTACCTCGTCACCGACCGCGCGGTGTACGCCAAGCGGGGGCGACGGGCGCGGCAGGTGACGACGCTCGAACTCGACAAGGTGCAGGACGTGTCGTACCGCCGGTCCGCGGTCGGCGGCGCGCTCGGATACGGGACCGTCACCGTCGAGATAGCCGGGGGCGGCGACCTGTCGCTGTCGGCCGTCGCCGACGCGCGCCGGGCCGCGGACCTCGTGGGCCGCCTCGCCCGCCGCGCCGACGACCCGATTCCGGGCACCGTCGAGCAGTGGCGCGCCGTCCGCGACGAACTGCGCGGAATTCGCGCGGTGCTGGAGACGCAGCGCTGA
- a CDS encoding PH domain-containing protein has protein sequence MEPELDWLTLDDDEEVVWSDTPHPASIVPALVVGLPLSLVLVGIPIVASAYLSLRNTHYVVTTSGLYRKSGILSRDVQKVGFDKVQNTSYSQGILGSYVGFGNVDISTAGGSGIEMRFGSVENPREVAELVNRRVKRSTGTGEEDTDKAAVLDEVVTELRAIRSLLEADGPARGETPMGGDSEGDDRVETTPIDELVTESPDEGKENPSAGGEEFDLTGGGDDDPSPDSER, from the coding sequence ATGGAACCCGAACTCGACTGGCTGACGCTGGATGACGACGAGGAGGTCGTCTGGTCGGACACGCCGCACCCCGCGAGTATCGTCCCCGCGTTGGTCGTCGGCCTCCCACTCTCACTCGTCCTCGTCGGCATCCCCATCGTCGCCTCGGCGTACCTCTCGCTGCGGAACACGCACTACGTGGTCACAACGAGCGGTCTCTACCGCAAGTCCGGCATCCTCTCGCGCGACGTGCAGAAGGTGGGGTTCGACAAGGTGCAGAACACCTCCTACAGTCAGGGCATCCTCGGCTCCTACGTCGGGTTCGGGAACGTCGATATCAGCACCGCCGGAGGGTCGGGAATCGAGATGCGGTTCGGCTCCGTCGAGAACCCCCGCGAAGTGGCCGAACTCGTCAACCGACGCGTGAAGCGGTCGACCGGGACCGGCGAGGAGGACACCGACAAGGCGGCCGTTCTCGACGAGGTGGTGACCGAACTCCGCGCGATTCGGTCCCTCTTGGAAGCCGACGGACCGGCGCGTGGGGAGACGCCGATGGGCGGCGACTCCGAGGGCGATGACCGCGTCGAGACGACGCCGATAGACGAACTCGTCACGGAGTCGCCCGACGAAGGCAAGGAGAACCCGTCCGCCGGAGGCGAGGAGTTCGACCTGACCGGCGGAGGGGACGACGACCCGTCCCCCGATTCGGAGCGATGA
- a CDS encoding DoxX family membrane protein produces the protein MDRDVSTRLRLRLRTLAARAPDPATLARLSLGAMVLLAGVHKLFDPAAWAAYVTDWLAPWLVVSPVTFMLLNGVLEVGFGAAILVDRYTAFAAAVAAVSLTATCAYLAVALALDGVFGDVLVRDVGLAGLAWAVLVDALRADSTRAS, from the coding sequence GTGGACCGAGACGTCTCGACTCGACTTCGACTCCGACTCCGGACGCTCGCCGCCCGCGCTCCGGACCCCGCGACGCTGGCGCGTCTGAGCCTCGGCGCGATGGTCTTGCTCGCGGGCGTCCACAAACTGTTCGACCCGGCCGCGTGGGCCGCGTACGTTACCGACTGGCTGGCGCCGTGGCTCGTCGTCTCGCCCGTCACGTTCATGCTCCTCAACGGGGTGTTGGAGGTCGGGTTCGGTGCCGCCATCCTCGTGGACCGCTACACGGCGTTCGCCGCCGCCGTCGCGGCCGTCTCGCTGACGGCCACCTGCGCGTACCTCGCCGTCGCCCTCGCTCTCGACGGCGTCTTCGGTGACGTGCTCGTCCGGGACGTCGGACTCGCCGGGTTGGCGTGGGCCGTGCTAGTCGACGCGCTTCGGGCGGACTCGACGCGAGCGTCGTGA
- a CDS encoding MaoC family dehydratase, giving the protein MRLADRHGFSTERRGGRMTGRYYEEFEVGETIDHEKRRTVSESDNQRFCDMTMNQQPLHLDEEFAGETRFGERLVNGLYTLSLAVGLSIPDTTDGTIVANLSYDEVEHPNPVFHGDTIRARSTVTDKRETSDGERGIVTMHVEAFNQDDELVCEFDRTALSLKRPEE; this is encoded by the coding sequence TTGCGGCTCGCGGACCGTCACGGTTTTTCGACCGAACGGAGAGGAGGACGTATGACCGGACGCTACTACGAGGAGTTCGAGGTGGGCGAGACCATCGACCACGAGAAGCGCCGGACGGTCTCGGAGTCCGACAACCAGCGCTTCTGCGACATGACGATGAACCAGCAGCCGTTGCACTTGGACGAGGAGTTCGCGGGCGAGACGCGGTTCGGCGAGCGACTCGTGAACGGACTGTACACGCTGTCGCTGGCCGTCGGACTTTCCATCCCCGACACGACGGACGGCACCATCGTGGCGAACCTCTCGTACGATGAGGTGGAGCATCCGAACCCCGTCTTCCACGGCGACACCATCCGCGCGCGTAGCACCGTCACGGACAAGCGAGAGACGTCGGATGGAGAACGCGGTATCGTCACGATGCACGTCGAGGCGTTCAACCAGGACGACGAGTTGGTCTGCGAGTTCGACCGGACGGCGCTCTCGTTGAAACGTCCGGAGGAGTAG